Below is a window of Acanthochromis polyacanthus isolate Apoly-LR-REF ecotype Palm Island chromosome 18, KAUST_Apoly_ChrSc, whole genome shotgun sequence DNA.
GAGAACATTTCATTCCAAAAGCAAGACATTAAAATTAGTAATGCACCTCCCTCACCAGGGAAAGTTGTatgtttacacacgtggacaaaattgttggtacccctcagttaaagaaggaaaaacccacaattctcactgaaatcacttgaaactcacaaaagtaacaataaataaaaatttattgaaaattaaataatcaaaaacagccattacttttgaattgttgattaacataattatttaaaaaaaacaaactaatgaaacaggcctggacaaaaatgatggtacctctataaaagattgaaaactatttgaccagagtgacatgattaactcaggtgtgtcatttaattgacatcacaggtgtttccaaactcataatcagtcagtctgcctatttaaagggagacaagtagtcaccctgctgtttggtgaaaaggtgtgtaccacactgaacatggacaacagaaagcgaaggagagaattgtcccaggacatccgaaaaaaaattatagacaaacatcttaaaggtaaaggctataagaccatctctaaacagcttgaagttcctgtgacaacagtggctcatattattcagaagttcaagacccacgggacagtagccaacctccctggacgtggccgcaagaggaaaattgatgacaaattgaagagacggatcgttggaattgtatccaaagagcccagagcaacctccaaagaaatgaaaggtgaactccaaggccaaggtacatcagtgtcagatcgcaccattcgtcgttgtctgagccaaagtggacttcatgggagacgaccaaggaggacaccactgctgaaaaaaactcataaaaaagccagactggaatttgcaaaaatgcatgttgacaagccacaaagcttctgggagaatgtcctttggacagatgagaccaaactggagctttttggtaaggcacatcaactctatgttcatagactcaaaaaccaagcatacgaagaaaagaacactgtccctacggtgaaacatggaggaggctcagtaatgttttggggctgctttgctgcatctggcacagggtgtcttgaaagtgtgcaaggtacgatgaaatctgaagactatcaaggcattctggagagaaatgtgctgcctagtgtcagaaagcttggtctcagtcgcaggtcatgggtcttccaacaggacaaccatccaaaacacacagccaaaaacacccaagaatggctgagagaaaagcgttggactattctaaagtggccttctatgagcccagatctgaatcccattgaacatatgtggaaggagctgaaacatgccatttggagaagacacccatcaaacctgagacaactggagctgtttgctcatgaggagtgggccaaaatacctgttgacagctgcagaacgctcattgacaaatacagaaatcgtttaattgcagtgattgcctcaaaaggttgtgcaacaaaatattaagttatgggtaccatcatttttgtccagccctatttcattagtttgttttttttaaataattatgttaatcaacaattcaaaagtgatggctgattttgattatttaattttcaataaatttttatttattgttacttttgtgagtttcaagtgatttcagtgagaattgtgggtttttccttctttaactgaggggtaccaacaattttgtccacgtgtgtaggtgtgCTAAAAATAAAGCAGCATGGTTTATCAATATGACTCTTTAGATTCCATCTGCCCACATGTCGCTAATTTACTCCTCTGCTTCACTGTATGTCTGAGTTCAAGTCACtgaattctgtgatttttttttttttttttttttttttttttttggatagtTACTGAATTACTAGGGTACAAATTGGCCACACTTAGTGTTGTCCTGCTATCTTATTATTTGCCCAAAGCTTAGCATGGTTTGTTTTCACCACATTGGTTACGTTTAGCCAGGAGACTGAGTTGAGTTTTTCCACCTTGTCAGTACATCCTGTCTGAAATAACAGGCTAACAATTGCATAACTAGACTTTTCAGTAcaatgttttgttattttgattaACTGCTTGTCAAGATGTTCATTGAGGTGTACCATCTGGTGTCTGGGTCAAAAACCACAAACACTTGATTCAAACCCAAGTGGAGATTTTCACAAGTTCCTCATGCTGAGCTCAATGAGTAAAATCAGTGGAGTGGTCCTGCAAGATAAGACAcattcataaataaaacaaattacttGTACTGGTGAATAAATATTGGAATATGGTCTTCTTGCCAGCTGCCAAGAGGATCGAGGATAGGTGTTTGCTGAAATACTATAAGaaacatattttgtcttgaaATGCAGGTCTGCTGTTATATTTGGCATCCTTCGATACAGTCCACACTGATGAATCAACTCCACAGATGTCAACTGCTGCCAGCACTTTGACCACACCTCTGGATATCACTTCCCAACCCTCACCGTCAACTAGCATCGGCCTAACCAATGGTACATCGTCTGACCCTACTTCAGAACCTCAGTCAACAAGTGAAGTTTTATCTACCACACCCAGCGACATCACCAGCCCCAACACAGCCCAAACAAGCAACACAACCAACACTTCCCAAACCACCAACGAGAAAGGCACCACCGAAGCCACCAGCACCACTCAACCCAGCGGTACCACCAACAGCTCCACAACCACCAACGCAACCAGTACAACCCCCAACACTACTGAAATGAATAATGCCACCAACGCAACCAGTACAACCCCCAGCACTACTGACATGAATAATGGCACCAACGCAACCAGTACAACCCCCAGCActactgaaataaataatggCACCGACGCAACCAGTACAACCCCCAGCACTTCTCAGATTACTGTCAGCACCAATGCAAACACCAATCCAACTGATACCATCACCACTAGCTCCCAAACCACGGACGGCATCAGTTCCCAAAACACCAAACCAACTGAAGCTACGGGTGACACCAGCAGCACCCAAGCCACTGGGAGTTCCcaaaacaccaaacctaccagtACCTCCAAAACCAGCACCACTACCACTCAGACAAATGAGGGACAGAAGCCCCAGGCTCTGAGCTCAGGTACTGTACATCTGACCAGTGTCAAATATCTTGTGCAAAAGACTTGTCTACATGCTTAGACATTGTTTTCTTACACTttgaaacacacatttaaatgatatctcttttatgtgtttaattcaaaagcaaaTCTGTGCACTGTAGGAGCAAGACTTCAAATATACTGATTCTGCGAGACTAGACTAGCTAACATGCTGGTGTTTGCACTATTCATCTTTACTTAAAAACATGGTTAAGTGTAAAATGAGTTTGGGTGTGTGAGTACACCACCACTTACGAAAATGGTTAGTAACCAGAAATTtgtcaaaatataacaaaataattCCCCTCTTGGTGTAACATTTGAAAGAAGTGTGCTGAaatacaactttttaaaaaaaaaaacttttcaaaaagAATGGAAGCCTCCAAGAAAGCATTTTGGCACTAACTTTGTCAGAACTAGCAATGCACCATTTCTGTGGTCGTGTTAGGAAAAAATAATGATGGGCCATTAACTcatgaactttgtttttttttttttataaaagcatagtcaaaacaaaaaagcagtaaAGTGCATGCAATTTCACAAACCAAAGGTGTCAGACCTAGATCTGAGCTAAAACGTGTATGTCTTTAACACCCCAACTGTGAAAACCTGTAGATGTGTCAAACTCACAACTCCCCTGAAGGAAACCAAGCAACTTGAGGTGATTGCAGCACTTTGATTTCAAAGATCAAATGTAACGATGCTTGGTTCACACATCCCACCGTTCTGTTCCTCCACCTCTCTGACCTGTTTTCAACGCTGCTCGATCTGCGGTTAATATGTGAACAAAATGGTTTCCTCTCACACTTCCTTGTTTACTTTGGTGTTGAGTCTCAACCAACCGTATGAGTGAAAACCAACAGCAGCTGTCTGCAGAGAAGAATCAGTCGGCCAGTTGTTTCCCTGTTTGTTCTATCCttaacaaaaagcaacaacttGCTACTTTTTATTGGCATTCAGTTATtcctgctgtttattttgactGAAGCTCACAGTAACAGTTTGACAGCAGCTTGGTGTGGGAAAGTTACAAGCTCAGTGTTTACAAAGAATAAATCAATAGAGCAAtatcaaacacacagagacatatTTGCAAAAAATCTCTCCCTTTTTTTCATTCTAACTACATTGTAGATATTTACAAGGctttattgttcttttgaaaGGCATGAAGtcctaatattttttttttttgccctctcttttctgtaaatgttttgAACTTTGCCCCTCGCATGTGTAGGATCCATAACTTCTTTCCGATCAGAAGTGATTGTTGCAACTGATATGACTCGGGATGTTTATGGAGTTTCCCAGCACTGTACGTTTTGATTTCTTAGCaaggtgtattttttaaaaaacagtgaatCGCTTGCTTGCCCAAGTAGCCCCAGAAACTGACGAAATGACTTCAGATACGACATTTTCACGCTATATTTGAAACTTTTCCACCATTTTCGTGTTTACCATCTaatatgattggttggctgaaaaggagacaaaaaagttagaaaataaatggaaaagatAACCAACAATATAATCCAACAGAAAATAAGTTGCTGAGGATGTAGTTTTGTTGTATAGGAATGTAATTTTTGTGAAAATCTGGTTAGTGCACCCTTCCAGTCATGCTCATATTGGGATGAGTCTTGTAACTGGGCTCATTCCAGACTTCAAATGACCAACTCATCAAAATTGGGCCAGCAAAGTTCCTCAATGTCACAACACAACCAACTGATTAATAAAGCTGATATTAGCATTACAGTTTGCTACCAATAGTTGTTACCCATTGGAACTGACCAGATCTGTTCAGGGCACAGACTAATTACTGAAATGTCCCTGATTCATGACACCGAGTTTAAAAGACACAAGTTTAACTGGTCAGAGtatctggttttgttttgtttgagtgCAATACCTTAATTAAAATACAAGGGAAATTATCTGCTTTATAGTGCAAGTTTGTCAACTAACATACACTCTAACATCACTTTACATGATCTGACTGCTTTTCTGTAATAAGGAAGAAAGTCTTTATTGACTACAGTAAAATCTAAGGtacagttgtttttctgtcctaGAAAAGGAATAGTTTGAAATTTAAAGTCTCCAGAATATGTTTTGCAAACCTTCATTCTACATTCACATCCATCAAAAATCGCACCACTTTTTGTTCCACATTGAGTTCCAGACTGAAAATCTCAGGTGCATGGTCAAAACTTTACGATTAACTTGTTTAAGAGCCCAAACTTTGTCCTTGATCCATTAAAGTGCTCACGTCTCCATCTGAACAAAGTTCTCCAGTACTTGGTAGTCTGTGAGGTCACCGAGTTACAGTTTTATCTCAGGAAGGTGTCGACAATGTCTTCCTTTATAAGTGGgtgtttgattgattgattttaagCGTCTTAACGTTATACTGGACCTCCAGTGTGTTTGTTCTTCACAAGAGATTACTAATCAATGGTGAGGCTCAAAGGTGAGGTAGTTTTACTGCTGGAAAAGGAAGTTATCTTCAGGTCATAGTACAGTTTGACGCAAAACAGTCAATATCTTATACGTGAGGAGATCAACCAGCAGAGATTGAAGTCGGTCACATGAAGGTACAGTCATACGATGTGGGTCAGATCAATCATCCATCTGAGGCGTGTTTAGATGACCTGAAATCTACTGAAACATTTACAGCACAAACAGATCAGAGTCTGACCTCGAGGACATAAAGGATGATTCTGAAGTTCTGGATATGTTTCAGATTTGATTTCTTCTGTCAACTGATTGCGATAAAATGTTATCTCAATCTCAGCTTTGAATAACCCCCTGACTTTTGGTCTATCACTGGCATCAGGTCAAAAATTTTATTTGTCTAATACTTTGGTTTATGACCAAATACCTGCATAACTACTGACATTCACATCAACATCAGCTTTACTTTTTTAAGTGTAAAAGAAAATTTATGGTTTCTGCATTCCTATTCAAAGACTTTGAGAGCAGAAAGTGGACACTAACAGTTCTGTTCATACCAGTGAATACATCAGATTGCATTGCCTCTCATATCAAACAGGAAAAGACACCAGTCGATGTTTCTGAATGGCTGGTTGTGCTATTGTTTTGAACTTTAGGTCTATGTCTGATTATTCCAGTGGTGTGCACACTGGATGGGATGTAACATGGGATTTTTAAAAGTCCCTACTGTGTTTGAGCACCATCGATAGAAAGAATGTGCAAACCACCTCCAAAGTATGGAAACAGTTACCTCAATTAcaacttttaaaatgataaattattaAGTGTGCATGACCAAGAACCTGAGGAAATGCAATCAACATCTTGTGTACATGCAGATACATGAAGGCAGGATTTGGCCTTCTGTTAGCAAAGGCTAATGCTATCACACTAAACTAAGATTGTGAATGTGGAAATTATTATACCTGGTTAGCACCAACATTTATTAGCATTGCCTCTTTAAGCATTTAGCGACATTAGCATCTAATCTGATTACAGTGCTGTTAGCATGGCTACCTTTGTTCTTGTCAAGCCACTCAGAAAATCTCTAAAAGTATCAGCAGAACCATTGTAGAAACCATGCTAGTAAAAGAATCGTAGCAATATGAGGGATTACAGTTGCTCACAGAGCTGTTAGCATGGCGGTAGGCTAACTTATGTCTAGTTCCAGCTTGAAAACTGAAGGCAAAGTGTTTGTTAACTTTATGGTGGTTGTAAGAAATCACAATTTGAAACTCTGTAATTAGATCAGTTACTAATCCATGCATCAATCAAACAAGACTTAAATAGAAGTAGGTCACCTACTTCTGTTTGTATGGAGGATGTGGAGTTTAAAATCATCTTTGACAAAGCTGGGCTGATTGACCTTAATGTATTACTGTTCAGTAGTACGtatgaagaaaagaaactaGGAAAGAACTTCAGGAAGGAAAGCTGCTTGTTCATGTAaccaaaacttttttcttttaaaataaaaaacaaatgtgagttttcagaCATTTCTAGCATTCCAAATTACTTATTTAGTCTTTTTCCTTCTACTTGTACTGTAGACATCCTTAAAGTACCTATTCTTGCATGCAGTAGGACTACATATTGTAAGAATGTTGCACCTTGCACCGTCTTTATTACTAAATCATCCGTTTGACCAGAAAAACATGCCAACTGGCATACTGCATAGTAATATGTGCTGTAGTGGGACATCATGGTACTTTTTCTGGCATACTACATAGTTTGTAAGTACGAATATTAAAACATGCTCTAATTATCTCTTTCTTTCTCGATTCCTCTCTCCAGGAAGTGTTGTAGTCATCGTTCTAGTGTTCATCGCACTGGTCGTCCTTGTGATGGGAGGAGTGTATTACTTCAAGTTCAGGTGAGTCGAGAGCATCATAAATATGTTATCACTAAGGAAAATTTTACTGTGTCAACAGGTTTCCATCAGATTTCCTGTATTATCGTAGATGATTCCACCAGTGAGATGGACCTTTTCTGGACATAAGGCTACTGCCGTCTAATCTCTGTCAATGAATAGATTAAGTGAAGTAAATTTGGGGATTAACTCTTtatctttcctttttctctccatttttcctCGCAGAGGGCCAACCTACGGACGTCTAAATGAAAGCAGCGCATACGGCACTTTAGGAAACTTCAGCAACCCCATGTTCGACCCTTGAATTTATCATTTGACCCCTAATCCCAGTAAAACCTAAAGTCCTCAACCTGCAGACGGAGCCATTCTGATCACGACAGTTTGTGAGCGATGAGTTCAGGACGGTCAGATTCCGTGAGACGTCTGGTTGTTTGGATGCCAAACAAAATGCGACGTTTCTcttaaccttttttttaattgttattgGAAGTAAAATAGCAGCTTCTACTCAGGTAGCTTTTCAAACAGCTCTGACAGTTTGTAATCACATTCCAAGTGCACCACTGGACACTTTGTTTATTAAGCATACATGTGAGAAcaaagacttgaaaatgtctcagATTAAGATGGAACTATTCATATTAAGTGTGTATTTTTAACAATAGGCATGAGGCAGAGATAGACTGaccttttaacaggaaaacccacAGAGTCCTGCTGAAGCGGCCTAGAGCGAAGCACTGAATCCTCACCAGCTCAAAGAGccacatttaaacaaaacaggTGATTTTGAAAAGATTTTCAAATCTTATTTCCATAAAATATGGCCTTAATCAAGGTAGATTACTGCCTCTCTCATCTCCAATCAATTCTTTTTATGTGAGTTTATATTGTTGAATGTTTTTGGTGTaaattttcttcatgtttttgtgagATTCTGTGATCTGCAGCTCAGCCAGAGTGCAGTTTTGATTGTAGTTTTACTTGAGAGTGATGAGagataaagttttttttattgtgtgatGTGATTGTATGTGTGATTAAATCACTTATGCAAGTGACGGAGGTTGTTACTGGGATTTCTATCCATTATGGTccactttggtccagactgaaatatctcaaaaatTGCTGAGTGTATAGTCAGGAAATTTTGCACTGATGTTCAAGGTACCTAAATAAAAGCCTACTGCCTTCACGAATGACTGACTCTTCATTTATCATTATCACATCAAAATTTCAATGTCAAATGTGAAAATCCCAGCCTCATCTCTACTTTGTTCATTGCCAATTTGCAAATTGCACCTAGAAATTAGAAGGTTCCCTCTGAATTCTCAGCAATTTAGAGATCTTCAGAGGTTTTTGGATtcaaaaaagtaaatgttttatgAAGAATGACTTGCCTTTATACATTAAAATGACAGATAACCCAAACGTCTAAATGAGGTTATTGAAACAAGTTAAATGCAAATAGAACCTTTCATCTTGTAAACCACATGACAAATAACCTGACTGGTAATCCTGCGTGAGTTCAAATCACCAGTTGGCTCACAAGTACAACCTAATAGAACAAAGTTAAAGTTTGAAACTTGGTGTTTCcagattaaaaatttaaaaaaggcatCCAATGATCTGATAAGATTGTATCTGGCCAAAACGTCAGATAGAACTTTAAAATTCTAAAGTGATGAAATGTTAGCATGGTTACCTCAGCAGGTGACCACTGTAGGTATACACAATCAGCTTAATACTGGTCATCATCGCCATTGTTAGCATGCTGAAATCAGCATTTATTTCTCATAAATATAGCCACACAAGGTTGCTAGCATTGTTGTAGCAGTAATATTAGCTTAGCACTGAAGCAGAAGTAGAGCATTAGCAGCACTAGCACCTTGTTTTTCCTCTTACACCCAACTAATTTGCATGTTGTTACTGGATCAGAATGGGGGCACAATCATAATGCATTAAAATACAGGTGATAATTCAAAGTTCATGCAGTAGAAATAATTAATCAGATAACATATGGTGTCCAGATACTGGTCACACCTTAATAGCAGCTGTAAATGGAGCCTTCGTCCTCTTTAAACCTTCTCATTCTCAGCTATGTAGAGCCTCTAGTGGTGTGataataaaaatcaaatatGTCATGCCAGGTCATAGGGtcattaaatgtggtctgtatGGAAAGTTTGGCTGATTTTATCACCAAAccaaaggtcagaggtcaacaAACACATCAGAATTTCAGTTAATACTcacaaaaataggaaaaaaaatccaggctTGTTGTGCTTGAAGTTAGTTTGTTTGTCATTGACAGAATATTAACTAAAACTGAAGAAGTAGAAGCACCAAATTCTGTTTTATATCAGTATAATCCAATGTTTCTGAAAGTGTCGGGCATGCCCCCCTGGAGGGACGCAGAGACATGATGGGGGGGCCCAGCTACTGGG
It encodes the following:
- the parm1 gene encoding uncharacterized protein parm1; amino-acid sequence: MRVGLQTLISCLLLYLASFDTVHTDESTPQMSTAASTLTTPLDITSQPSPSTSIGLTNGTSSDPTSEPQSTSEVLSTTPSDITSPNTAQTSNTTNTSQTTNEKGTTEATSTTQPSGTTNSSTTTNATSTTPNTTEMNNATNATSTTPSTTDMNNGTNATSTTPSTTEINNGTDATSTTPSTSQITVSTNANTNPTDTITTSSQTTDGISSQNTKPTEATGDTSSTQATGSSQNTKPTSTSKTSTTTTQTNEGQKPQALSSGSVVVIVLVFIALVVLVMGGVYYFKFRGPTYGRLNESSAYGTLGNFSNPMFDP